The following are from one region of the Magallana gigas chromosome 4, xbMagGiga1.1, whole genome shotgun sequence genome:
- the LOC105326500 gene encoding neuronal acetylcholine receptor subunit alpha-4-like, with amino-acid sequence MQCWTMDPVVLLSAFIIIFLQADVCLAENRTQLFRDIFNGYEPRVAPFDTLPDVLHLSGTISLISIRSVNEKDQTFSASIWISMVWEDRRLKWDPDSYKEITTIQTTSKYVWIPSSVCIFNEVTNDKCLTEEKPVTIYNSGTVVYTTSRESTSQCKIDISKYPFDTQTCSLQFGNLFSSSEFIYFVAPHSFYSLAYFDRSEEWEVVDTSVVEYKVPGIQQLHYHLVIKRKPSFIVLTVLVPVIILSILNIFSYVLPIDSGEKMGTSMAIFLTFAVFLTMINDTMPKADSVPPFMVYLSTQLVVSGLTVILEAIVLRVHFSSESTAEKPEKCKVEPIDLDPEQKKIRTWTKIKEFLRMVKSRLTAKRLDMIFMVLVIVTDFVSFIVFMAETS; translated from the coding sequence ATGCAGTGTTGGACGATGGATCCCGTTGTCCTCTTGTCGGCGTTTATAATTATCTTCCTACAAGCTGACGTGTGTCTTGCAGAAAACAGAACTCAGTTATTCAGGGATATTTTTAACGGTTATGAACCACGAGTGGCGCCATTTGATACATTGCCTGATGTTTTGCATTTATCTGGAACCATAAGCTTAATTTCGATTCGCAGCGTGAATGAAAAAGACCAGACCTTTTCAGCGTCCATTTGGATCTCGATGGTATGGGAGGACAGACGCCTCAAATGGGACCCAGATTCGTACAAAGAAATAACGACCATTCAAACCACATCTAAATACGTGTGGATACCGAGCTCAGTTTGTATATTCAACGAAGTTACGAATGATAAATGTTTGACCGAAGAAAAACCAGTAACTATCTATAACTCGGGAACTGTTGTATATACGACCTCCAGAGAGAGCACTTCCCAATGCAAGATAGACATCAGCAAGTACCCGTTTGACACTCAGACCTGTTCCCTACAGTTTGGTAATCTCTTTTCATCGTCTGAGTTTATTTACTTTGTTGCGCCTCATTCTTTTTACAGCTTGGCTTACTTCGACAGGAGCGAGGAATGGGAAGTAGTAGACACATCCGTCGTGGAGTATAAGGTACCAGGGATACAACAGTTACATTACCATCTGGTTATCAAACGAAAGCCGTCATTTATTGTGTTAACCGTGTTAGTTCCGGTTATAATTCTTTCTATTCTAAATATATTCTCGTACGTGCTGCCCATTGACTCCGGCGAGAAGATGGGGACATCGATGGCGATATTCCTCACATTTGCTGTGTTTCTGACCATGATTAACGACACCATGCCCAAGGCGGACTCTGTCCCTCCCTTCATGGTCTACCTGTCCACTCAGCTAGTGGTCAGCGGACTGACCGTCATACTGGAGGCGATCGTACTACGCGTTCACTTCTCTAGCGAATCCACGGCGGAAAAACCCGAAAAATGCAAAGTAGAACCCATTGATTTGGACCcagaacaaaagaaaataagaacaTGGACCAagattaaagaatttttaaggATGGTTAAATCAAGACTCACCGCCAAACGTTTGGACATGATTTTTATGGTACTGGTAATTGTTACTGATTTTGTTTCCTTTATTGTCTTTATGGCAGAAACCTcgtaa